In Ipomoea triloba cultivar NCNSP0323 chromosome 7, ASM357664v1, a single genomic region encodes these proteins:
- the LOC116024024 gene encoding ribonuclease 2-like has product MEVSTSNKLSQSTYHQCPIGSYFNFSGIVIKSFSLSCSSNPPKRENRKDLPMTSLPILPLLLLFGSFCSTLTHGGGDAEALKLQEDQREFDLFKLALQWPGTECKGTSKCCSNNGCCRANAIIGFTIHGLWADYEDGTWPSCCEGSEFDENVISTLLDVLNKYWPSYKCSSTKTCHNTKGLFWAHEWEKHGTCSYPVIKNEYEYFVNALDLYFKYNVTEVLIGAGYVPSNSEKYPLEGIISAIQNAFHMTPEVTCSSKALEEVRLCFDKNFEPRDCETESNIESGITSLKSSSCPSNVSLPIYDTSQWLESNEAVISLSVQ; this is encoded by the exons ATGGAAGTATCCACAAGCAATAAACTCTCTCAGTCAACCTACCACCAATGCCCAATCGGGAGCTACTTTAACTTCTCGGGAATCGTTATAAAGAGTTTCTCTCTGAGTTGTTCAAGCAATCCACCCaaaagagaaaatagaaaagATCTGCCCATGACTTCTCTCCCTATCCTCCCCCTCTTACTGTTATTTGGGTCCTTTTGCTCCACCCTTACCCACGGCGGAGGAGATGCGGAAGCTCTGAAGCTGCAGGAAGATCAGAGAGAGTTCGATTTGTTCAAGCTCGCTCTCCAGTGGCCTGGCACCGAGTGTAAGGGTACTTCCAAGTGCTGTTCCAACAATGGCTGTTGCCG CGCCAATGCGATTATTGGATTCACAATTC ATGGGCTCTGGGCAGATTACGAAGATGGGACTTGGCCGTCCTGCTGTGAAGGTTCCGAATTTGACGAAAATGTG ATCTCAACTTTGCTTGATGTCTTGAACAAGTATTGGCCATCATATAAATGCAGTTCCACCAAAACTTGCCATAACACCAAAGGATTGTTTTGGGCTCATGAG TGGG AGAAACATGGAACATGTTCCTATCCagttattaaaaatgaatatgaataCTTTGTGAACGCTCTGGACCTTTACTTCAAATACAATGTTACT GAGGTTTTGATTGGAGCTGGGTATGTACCATCAAACTCTGAAAAGTACCCACTTGAAGGCATCATTTCAGCCATTCAAAATGCTTTCCATATGACTCCAGAAGTAACATGCTCTAGTAAAGCCCTGGAGGAAGTTCGGCTGTGTTTTGATAAGAATTTTGAG CCCCGTGATTGTGAAACAGAATCTAACATTGAAAGTGGCATAACTTCTCTGAAAAGCTCGTCTTGCCCTTCAAATGTCAGCTTACCAATATATGATACATCACAAT GGCTTGAAAGCAATGAAGCTGTCATTTCTCTCTCAGTCCAGTGA
- the LOC116026184 gene encoding uncharacterized protein LOC116026184, whose amino-acid sequence MLEAMLVGQVFHAQCEIICTKALAEKSNLQELLAAREDELGRLKAEQVALEDELKQEQEHHEKTRATIAALRESHAIALNDAEETYKRSSKFKVDAKDYMGRTEGAKEFLKTKVGQEAIEAESQVAFDLGMYTMQQQIYLVLRENHPNFDPLAMGLPVMDENPDPDAKGQKTAIGDAVVTVRDAIDGDVVDCKMSHLFDLSPVNTCDVSHASMEDVLVKDITKTENE is encoded by the exons ATGCTAGAG GCTATGCTGGTAGGACAAGTCTTTCATGCTCAGTGCGAAATAATATGCACCAAGGCCCTCGCAGAAAAGAGCAACCTTCAAGAGCTGTTAGCTGCACGCGAAGATGAGCTGGGGAGGCTGAAGGCAGAGCAGGTAGCATTGGAAGATGAGCTGAAGCAGGAGCAAGAGCATCATGAGAAGACTCGTGCTACTATTGCAGCGCTGAGAGAGTCCCATGCTATAGCCCTTAATGATGCGGAGGAGACCTACAAGCGATCTTCCAAGTTCAAGGTTGATGCGAAAGATTATATGGGCAGGACTGAGGGAGCTAAAGAGTTTTTGAAAACCAAGGTGGGCCAAGAAGCAATTGAGGCAGAATCTCAGGTCGCATTTGACCTCGGAATGTACACCATGCAACAACAGATTTATCTGGTGCTTCGCGAGAACCATCCCAACTTCGACCCATTGGCCATGGGCTTGCCAGTGATGGATGAGAATCCCGACCCCGACGCCAAAGGACAAAAAACTGCTATTGGTGATGCAGTTGTTACTGTCAGAGATGCTATTGATGGAGATGTTGTTGATTGCAAGATGTCTCACCTTTTCGATCTCTCTCCGGTGAATACCTGTGATGTTTCCCATGCTTCCATGGAAGATGTACTCGTCAAAGATATCACTAAGACTGAGAATGAATAG